One genomic window of Motacilla alba alba isolate MOTALB_02 chromosome 1, Motacilla_alba_V1.0_pri, whole genome shotgun sequence includes the following:
- the KCNRG gene encoding potassium channel regulatory protein, whose product MSSREVVVLSVGGVRFVTRASTLQQFPESRLAQMVNDNDQEFKLVNGEFFVDRDGTLFSYIMDFLRTLQVSLPTDFSDYHRLQREAEFYGLYSLANLLSQEHLLKPRLEILEVRFSLQEMQAFFRIFGSCSTTIEALAEQITVFTGQQSGQGWNSPFSSQKPLIPLPLERPSHHDMVFLCGTEYSAGDQFVARYVSIKPDKRKLINGTNVLGLLLDTLLKDGFHLISTRTVASEEKVECYTFERMKRAAGLAIMVNQTPGSSGIAQARRSQVQKGK is encoded by the exons ATGAGTAGTCGAGAGGTGGTCGTTCTGAGTGTGGGAGGTGTGAGATTTGTAACACGGGCTTCCACCTTGCAGCAGTTCCCTGAGTCCAGGCTGGCACAGATGGTGAATGACAATGACCAGGAATTTAAACTGGTGAATGGAGAGTTTTTTGTGGACAGAGATGGAACTTTGTTTAGTTACATCATGGACTTCTTGAGGACTCTCCAGGTGTCCTTACCAACTGATTTCTCAGACTatcacaggctgcagagagaagcagaattCTATGGACTCTACTCCCTGGCCAACCTCCTGAGCCAAGAACATTTGCTGAAGCCAAGGCTGGAGATCTTGGAAGTGCGTTTTTCTCTACAAGAAATGCAGGCCTTTTTCCGGATCTTTGGTTCCTGCAGTACCACCATTGAGGCACTAGCTGAGCAGATCACTGTGTTTACAGGGCAGCAGTCAGGACAGGGCTGGAACAGccctttttcttcccagaaacCACTCATTCCGCTTCCTTTGGAAAGACCCTCTCATCACGATATGGTTTTTCTGTGTGGTACTGAGTATTCTGCTGGTGACCAGTTCGTGGCCAG GTATGTTTCCATAAAGCCTGATAAGAGAAAGCTGATTAATGGTACTAACGTGCTAGGCCTGCTGCTTGACACTTTACTCAAAGATGGATTTCACCTCATAAGCACCAGGACAGTCGCCAGTGAAGAGAAGGTTGAATGCTACACTTTTGAGAGGATGAAGAGGGCAGCAGGCCTTGCCATCATGGTGAACCAAaccccagggagctctgggatAGCACAGGCAAGGAGAAGCCAAgtacagaaagggaaataa
- the TRIM13 gene encoding E3 ubiquitin-protein ligase TRIM13 isoform X1 → MDMMELLEEDLTCPICCSLFDDPRVLPCSHNFCRKCLEGILEGNVRNVLWRPSPFKCPTCRKETPVTGVNSLQVNYSLKGIVEKYNKIKVTPKMPVCKVHSGQPLNIFCRTDMQLICGVCATRGDHTKHVFCSIEEAYSQEKRAFETLFQGFETWRCGDALSRLDTLETSKRKALQMLTKDSDKVKEFFEKLQHTLEQKRNEILSDFETMKLAVMQAYDPEINKLNTILQEQRMAFNIAEAFKDVSEPIIFLQQMQEFREKIKVLKETPLPCSTVDISPTMKSFDTSQWNGIKLVDVDKLSLPQESNTFKFKIPSVFSRRFIVNSLIFLLILAVTRMSFVESVIDNLQCWKSQFLTICLSYLADTVEIADHAVFYWEQMTDGASLLREKCKNYTLVVLDNVAQFVCKYKLL, encoded by the exons ATG gACATGATGGAGCTCCTAGAGGAAGATCTGACCTGTCCCATTTGCTGTAGCCTGTTTGACGATCCTCGTGTCCTGCCCTGTTCACACAATTTCTGCAGAAAGTGTCTGGAAGGAATTCTTGAGGGAAATGTGCGGAATGTGCTTTGGAGGCCATCCCCTTTCAAGTGCCCCACGTGCAGAAAGGAGACTCCTGTCACTGGAGTCAACAGCTTGCAGGTCAACTATTCCCTGAAAGGTATCGTGGAGAAGTACAACAAAATTAAAGTAACTCCAAAAATGCCCGTGTGCAAAGTGCACAGCGGGCAACCCCTTAACATTTTCTGCAGGACAGACATGCAGCTGATCTGTGGGGTATGTGCCACCCGTGGTGACCACACAAAGCATGTTTTCTGTTCCATTGAAGAAGCTTATTCCCAGGAGAAGCGGGCTTTTGAAACCTTGTTTCAGGGCTTTGAAACTTGGCGTTGTGGAGATGCCCTCTCACGGCTGGATACCTTAGAGACCAGCAAGAGGAAAGCTCTGCAGATGCTGACGAAAGATTCTGACAAAGtgaaggagttctttgagaagCTGCAGCACACGCTGGAGCAGAAACGAAATGAGATTCTGTCTGACTTCGAGACCATGAAGCTTGCAGTGATGCAGGCCTACGATCCGGAAATCAATAAACTGAACACGATTCTGCAGGAGCAGCGCATGGCTTTTAACATTGCGGAGGCCTTCAAAGATGTGTCTGAACCCATTATATTTCTGCAACAGATGCAGGAGTTCAGGGAAAAAATCAAGGTGCTCAAAGAAACCCCTTTACCTTGTTCTACTGTGGACATCAGTCCCACAATGAAGAGCTTTGATACCAGCCAGTGGAATGGAATAAAGCTTGTTGATGTGGACAAGCTTTCCTTGCCTCAGGAAAGCAACACTTTCAAATTCAAGATTCCCTCAGTCTTTTCACGCAGATTTATAGTGAACTCTCTTATTTTCTTGCTCATTCTTGCTGTCACCAGAATGTCATTTGTGGAGTCAGTCATTGACAATCTCCAGTGCTGGAAATCTCAGTTCCTTACAATTTGCTTGTCCTATTTGGCAGATACCGTGGAGATAGCAGATCATGCAGTCTTTTACTGGGAACAGATGACAGATGGAGCTTCACTgttaagagaaaaatgtaaaaactaTACGCTGGTTGTACTGGATAACGTCGCACAGTTTGTGTGCAAATATAAACTGTTGTGA
- the TRIM13 gene encoding E3 ubiquitin-protein ligase TRIM13 isoform X2 produces MMELLEEDLTCPICCSLFDDPRVLPCSHNFCRKCLEGILEGNVRNVLWRPSPFKCPTCRKETPVTGVNSLQVNYSLKGIVEKYNKIKVTPKMPVCKVHSGQPLNIFCRTDMQLICGVCATRGDHTKHVFCSIEEAYSQEKRAFETLFQGFETWRCGDALSRLDTLETSKRKALQMLTKDSDKVKEFFEKLQHTLEQKRNEILSDFETMKLAVMQAYDPEINKLNTILQEQRMAFNIAEAFKDVSEPIIFLQQMQEFREKIKVLKETPLPCSTVDISPTMKSFDTSQWNGIKLVDVDKLSLPQESNTFKFKIPSVFSRRFIVNSLIFLLILAVTRMSFVESVIDNLQCWKSQFLTICLSYLADTVEIADHAVFYWEQMTDGASLLREKCKNYTLVVLDNVAQFVCKYKLL; encoded by the coding sequence ATGATGGAGCTCCTAGAGGAAGATCTGACCTGTCCCATTTGCTGTAGCCTGTTTGACGATCCTCGTGTCCTGCCCTGTTCACACAATTTCTGCAGAAAGTGTCTGGAAGGAATTCTTGAGGGAAATGTGCGGAATGTGCTTTGGAGGCCATCCCCTTTCAAGTGCCCCACGTGCAGAAAGGAGACTCCTGTCACTGGAGTCAACAGCTTGCAGGTCAACTATTCCCTGAAAGGTATCGTGGAGAAGTACAACAAAATTAAAGTAACTCCAAAAATGCCCGTGTGCAAAGTGCACAGCGGGCAACCCCTTAACATTTTCTGCAGGACAGACATGCAGCTGATCTGTGGGGTATGTGCCACCCGTGGTGACCACACAAAGCATGTTTTCTGTTCCATTGAAGAAGCTTATTCCCAGGAGAAGCGGGCTTTTGAAACCTTGTTTCAGGGCTTTGAAACTTGGCGTTGTGGAGATGCCCTCTCACGGCTGGATACCTTAGAGACCAGCAAGAGGAAAGCTCTGCAGATGCTGACGAAAGATTCTGACAAAGtgaaggagttctttgagaagCTGCAGCACACGCTGGAGCAGAAACGAAATGAGATTCTGTCTGACTTCGAGACCATGAAGCTTGCAGTGATGCAGGCCTACGATCCGGAAATCAATAAACTGAACACGATTCTGCAGGAGCAGCGCATGGCTTTTAACATTGCGGAGGCCTTCAAAGATGTGTCTGAACCCATTATATTTCTGCAACAGATGCAGGAGTTCAGGGAAAAAATCAAGGTGCTCAAAGAAACCCCTTTACCTTGTTCTACTGTGGACATCAGTCCCACAATGAAGAGCTTTGATACCAGCCAGTGGAATGGAATAAAGCTTGTTGATGTGGACAAGCTTTCCTTGCCTCAGGAAAGCAACACTTTCAAATTCAAGATTCCCTCAGTCTTTTCACGCAGATTTATAGTGAACTCTCTTATTTTCTTGCTCATTCTTGCTGTCACCAGAATGTCATTTGTGGAGTCAGTCATTGACAATCTCCAGTGCTGGAAATCTCAGTTCCTTACAATTTGCTTGTCCTATTTGGCAGATACCGTGGAGATAGCAGATCATGCAGTCTTTTACTGGGAACAGATGACAGATGGAGCTTCACTgttaagagaaaaatgtaaaaactaTACGCTGGTTGTACTGGATAACGTCGCACAGTTTGTGTGCAAATATAAACTGTTGTGA